A single Planctomycetia bacterium DNA region contains:
- a CDS encoding oxidoreductase, with translation MPDDTLLLKILGETIVGIPTLLVLLLGVTSFIGRPFSERVIGGLVQVAVVAGFAAGVAILGLMLSLGTRQVPVELGNWVQLEHGHVHYHFAVKFVFDRLSVPFVILTFLLCGTIGKFAIRYMHREQGFNRFFALYAMFMLGMIVTSVAGTIETLFAGWELVGLSSALLVAFYHDRPGPVRNGLRVWCVYRISDAALLFASVALHHMKGGGDFAKFLGSAPWPEGDATLSASQAFLVGSLLVIAAAGKSAMVPFSGWLPRAMEGPTPSSAVFYGALSVHLGAFLLLRASPLLDLSVSLSVAVVLLGLTSSIFSAFAGRVQTDIKSALSFASLTQVGFITAEIGLASLVSIWFDPAAGEFIRYLALIHILGHGCLRTLQFVRAPSLLHDYRILENAIGDHLPHKSGMWERLLPTKVRIWFYRLAIERGYLDDALEAYFVAPLLGVFRFCDRVERRWIDLLAGSTKNEPRDSEAASAGLEEMQ, from the coding sequence ATGCCCGACGATACGCTGCTTCTGAAGATCCTCGGCGAAACGATAGTCGGCATCCCGACGTTGCTCGTGCTGCTGCTCGGCGTCACCTCGTTCATCGGCCGCCCGTTCTCCGAGCGCGTGATCGGCGGCTTGGTGCAAGTGGCCGTCGTTGCCGGCTTCGCCGCCGGGGTCGCGATCCTCGGGCTCATGCTCTCGCTCGGCACCCGACAAGTGCCGGTCGAACTCGGCAACTGGGTTCAGCTCGAGCATGGTCACGTGCATTACCATTTCGCCGTGAAGTTCGTCTTCGATCGGCTTTCCGTGCCGTTCGTGATCCTCACGTTCTTGCTTTGCGGCACGATCGGCAAGTTCGCGATTCGCTACATGCATCGCGAACAAGGCTTCAATCGGTTCTTCGCTTTATATGCGATGTTCATGCTCGGCATGATCGTCACGTCGGTCGCCGGCACGATCGAGACCCTCTTCGCCGGTTGGGAACTCGTCGGACTTTCCTCCGCCTTGTTGGTCGCCTTCTATCACGACCGGCCCGGACCCGTGCGCAACGGGCTCCGCGTCTGGTGCGTGTATCGCATCTCCGATGCCGCGCTGTTGTTCGCCTCCGTGGCGCTGCATCACATGAAAGGGGGCGGCGACTTCGCGAAGTTTCTCGGCTCGGCTCCGTGGCCCGAGGGAGATGCCACGTTGAGCGCGAGCCAAGCGTTTCTGGTCGGCTCGTTGTTAGTGATCGCCGCGGCGGGAAAATCGGCGATGGTGCCGTTCTCGGGCTGGTTGCCCCGCGCGATGGAAGGCCCGACTCCGTCGAGTGCCGTGTTCTACGGGGCCTTATCGGTCCACCTGGGTGCTTTCTTATTGTTGCGCGCGAGCCCGCTCTTGGATCTTTCCGTGAGCTTGAGCGTGGCGGTCGTGTTGCTCGGACTGACGTCGTCGATCTTCTCGGCCTTCGCCGGCCGCGTGCAAACGGATATCAAGAGCGCGCTGTCGTTCGCTTCGCTCACCCAGGTCGGCTTCATCACGGCCGAGATCGGGCTTGCGTCGCTCGTCTCGATTTGGTTCGACCCTGCGGCCGGCGAGTTCATTCGTTACTTGGCGCTGATTCATATTCTCGGGCATGGTTGCTTGCGCACGCTTCAATTCGTGCGCGCTCCCTCGCTGTTGCACGACTACCGCATTCTTGAAAACGCGATCGGCGACCACCTGCCGCATAAGTCGGGCATGTGGGAACGCCTGCTGCCGACGAAAGTTCGCATTTGGTTCTATCGCTTAGCGATCGAACGGGGTTATCTCGACGACGCTTTGGAAGCTTATTTCGTAGCGCCGCTTTTGGGAGTGTTCCGGTTCTGCGATCGTGTGGAACGGCGCTGGATCGATCTGTTGGCGGGCTCGACGAAGAACGAGCCGCGCGACTCGGAAGCGGCTTCGGCCGGCCTGGAGGAGATGCAATGA
- a CDS encoding oxidoreductase — MKELHFPFIECAILVPLLGALFVARMKNPFEARKWSVVFTGIAFCCAVGAWQDFGWLQAAQAAGQEAIDAEDRWHVMTEIFGREIFVIDQLSAPLLPLAALLYFLTTFATLRTKIRRFSFSWMLVGEAILLATFSCKIPWGIVALLMLGTLPPYIEIRARGGSSRVFAIHMGLFIALLLFGWWRIEAEGTQGVPSLVAVLPLLAAVLIRSGVAPFHTWMVDLFDRATFGSALLFVTPMVGAYAAVRLVLPVASDEVLRAIGLISLVTAVYAAGMALVQREARRFFCYLFLSHSSLVLVGLEIVTPIGLTGALCVWLSIGVSLGGFGLTLRALESRRGRLSLVEFQGLYDHTPELAGCFVLTGLASVGFPGTAGFIGTELLVDGAVGVYPSIGLAVVVAAALNGIALVKAYFVLFTGTRYASSVSLAIGPREKLAVLSLAALIIVGGFIPQYNVRSRYHAAEDILTHRNALLTEPPLPEAWYDDVDDDDHDDDDKHDGVHRGDRAGPHGTIPKRD; from the coding sequence ATGAAAGAGCTGCATTTCCCCTTTATCGAGTGCGCGATTCTCGTTCCGCTGCTCGGCGCGCTGTTCGTCGCGCGGATGAAGAATCCGTTCGAAGCTCGGAAATGGTCGGTCGTGTTTACCGGTATCGCGTTTTGTTGCGCCGTCGGCGCTTGGCAAGATTTCGGGTGGCTGCAAGCGGCTCAAGCGGCCGGCCAGGAAGCGATCGACGCCGAAGATCGTTGGCATGTGATGACGGAAATATTCGGTCGCGAAATCTTCGTGATCGACCAATTGAGCGCCCCGCTCTTGCCGCTAGCGGCCTTGCTGTATTTCCTCACGACGTTCGCCACGCTGCGCACCAAGATTCGGCGGTTCTCCTTCTCTTGGATGCTCGTCGGCGAAGCGATTCTACTTGCTACGTTCAGCTGCAAGATTCCGTGGGGGATCGTCGCGCTGCTCATGCTCGGAACCTTGCCGCCGTATATCGAGATCCGGGCGCGCGGAGGCTCCTCGCGTGTCTTTGCGATCCACATGGGTCTGTTCATCGCGCTCTTGTTGTTCGGTTGGTGGCGAATCGAAGCGGAAGGAACTCAGGGCGTGCCGTCGCTCGTCGCCGTGCTGCCGCTGTTGGCCGCGGTGCTGATTCGCAGCGGCGTCGCTCCGTTTCACACCTGGATGGTCGACCTGTTCGATCGAGCGACGTTCGGCTCCGCACTCCTCTTCGTCACGCCGATGGTCGGGGCCTACGCCGCGGTCCGGCTCGTTCTCCCCGTCGCATCCGACGAGGTGTTGCGTGCCATCGGGTTGATCTCGCTCGTCACCGCCGTCTATGCGGCCGGCATGGCGCTTGTGCAGCGTGAAGCTCGGCGTTTCTTTTGCTACTTATTCCTCAGCCACTCCTCGCTCGTCCTCGTCGGCCTCGAGATCGTCACGCCGATCGGCCTCACCGGCGCGCTCTGCGTTTGGCTCTCGATCGGGGTTTCGCTCGGGGGCTTCGGCCTGACTTTGCGGGCGCTCGAATCGCGCCGCGGTCGGCTCTCGCTCGTCGAATTTCAAGGTCTCTACGACCACACGCCCGAGCTCGCCGGTTGCTTCGTGCTTACCGGGCTTGCCAGCGTCGGGTTCCCGGGCACGGCCGGCTTCATCGGCACCGAGCTTTTGGTCGACGGTGCGGTCGGCGTTTATCCGTCGATCGGCTTGGCGGTCGTCGTCGCGGCGGCGTTGAACGGCATCGCGCTCGTCAAAGCGTATTTCGTGCTGTTCACGGGAACGCGTTACGCCTCCAGCGTTTCGCTTGCCATCGGGCCGCGCGAAAAGCTCGCCGTGTTGTCGCTCGCCGCACTCATCATCGTCGGCGGCTTCATTCCGCAATACAACGTTCGCTCTCGGTATCATGCCGCGGAAGATATTCTCACACATCGCAATGCCTTGCTCACCGAACCGCCGCTACCCGAAGCGTGGTACGACGACGTCGACGATGATGATCACGACGACGACGACAAGCACGACGGCGTGCATCGGGGCGATCGCGCCGGCCCGCACGGCACGATACCGAAACGGGATTAA
- a CDS encoding DUF2309 domain-containing protein, whose amino-acid sequence MPISTPSTSANVSASSPISSTNAFAKLEEVIARAGELLPAQGPITAFVFLNTLQALEDLPFDEGLQHGARLFGCQPYLAEDFYRAKLEQGRIRPRDLAEVLHEDLGAGATLPVCDHATRYDLRYAMLEHTLRMGPAEELRWFVAETDALTRIRADVPREKRDRLLEETRHWVMRDLRRGNSPNKAHSWTDPNSGVLGASVPTQAQVRNERRSMEDLLERFGEASIERWSPTTWEAFTLAALWRVCREGVHGLEVVTPPRFSAVRHRDYLLEATGIDSDVAVDELLIRFCAAFTDQGFADWPLPSRNQGFYKSFCVVYGQAGGPPNSRLAGLSQELARLETAAIGPRESILESLAMLGVGEREWSDYIIASLLALRGWAGLIRQNEVRGDRVALPVPQGTLVEFLAVRLILERLSLAHIAEQELHYQGPLHELTETSLALIAKKSATGDDQRAFLLFQLAQVSGWSPAALLHLSRTQWETLVAEVEGFSGLERRKIFHQAFERKFRSQVLDAFSTYTNQEKRRVPNPRFQAVFCIDTREESFRRHIEEVAPDAETFSAAGFYGVAIYYKGVADAHYSTLCPIVLKPAHWVVEEVVYSLEETNRRRAKTRKALGTASHQMHVGSRSIAKGAVLTAGLGVLASVPLVARVLFPRLTARIRRGAGSFVQAPAITRLRLERTLDPPGPDGDQIGFSVTEMADRSERMLRDLGLLDGFARIIFFFGHGSFCLNNPHKSAYDCGACSGGAGGPNARALAAMLNDRRVRDILKTRGLTVPDDTVFVGALHNTCADSLTFFDLDLLPKSHRNDFENALNSLERVCERNAHERCRRFDSAPLNISFAGARRHVEGRSEDLAQTRPEFGNASNAICFVGRRARVRGLYLDRRSFLNSYDPLQDDADGTILARILAAAVPVCSGINLQYTLSYIDNPGWGCGTKLPHNVTSLLGVMDGAQSDLRTGLPWQGVEIHEPVRLLFVIETTPEKILGIMKRNETVGRILRNGWAQLALLDPLSSKILTYRNGSFEEYRSSGDELPTAPTSADWYRGWRDHLGFAVIQP is encoded by the coding sequence ATGCCGATTTCTACTCCGTCGACCAGCGCCAACGTCTCCGCCAGTTCGCCCATTTCTTCGACCAACGCCTTCGCTAAGCTCGAAGAAGTCATCGCTCGGGCCGGCGAGTTGCTCCCCGCTCAAGGACCGATCACCGCGTTCGTGTTTCTCAACACGTTGCAAGCGCTCGAAGATTTACCGTTCGACGAAGGTCTGCAACACGGCGCGCGGTTGTTCGGTTGCCAGCCTTATCTCGCGGAAGATTTCTATCGCGCGAAGTTGGAGCAAGGCCGCATTCGTCCGCGCGACTTGGCCGAAGTTCTGCATGAAGATTTGGGAGCCGGGGCGACATTGCCCGTGTGCGACCACGCGACTCGCTACGATCTTCGCTACGCGATGCTCGAACATACGCTGCGGATGGGGCCGGCCGAAGAGTTGCGCTGGTTCGTCGCCGAGACGGACGCGCTGACTCGCATTCGGGCCGACGTGCCGCGCGAGAAGCGCGATCGATTGCTCGAAGAAACGCGGCATTGGGTCATGCGCGATCTGCGCCGAGGCAATTCGCCGAACAAGGCGCACAGCTGGACCGACCCTAATAGCGGAGTGCTCGGGGCATCCGTGCCGACGCAAGCCCAGGTGCGCAACGAACGCCGCTCGATGGAAGATCTGCTCGAGCGCTTCGGCGAAGCTTCGATCGAACGCTGGAGCCCGACGACGTGGGAAGCGTTCACGCTGGCGGCGTTGTGGCGCGTCTGCCGCGAAGGAGTTCACGGCCTCGAGGTCGTGACGCCGCCGCGCTTCAGCGCCGTTCGTCACCGTGATTATCTGCTCGAAGCCACGGGCATCGATTCCGACGTCGCGGTGGATGAGCTCTTGATTCGCTTTTGCGCCGCGTTCACCGATCAGGGCTTTGCCGATTGGCCGTTGCCGAGTCGGAATCAAGGCTTTTATAAGTCGTTTTGCGTGGTGTACGGCCAGGCAGGCGGACCTCCGAACAGCCGGCTCGCAGGCCTTTCGCAAGAATTGGCGAGGCTGGAAACCGCCGCGATCGGCCCGCGGGAGTCGATCCTCGAATCGTTGGCTATGCTCGGGGTCGGCGAACGGGAATGGTCCGACTATATCATCGCCTCGCTGCTCGCGCTGCGCGGTTGGGCCGGCTTGATTCGGCAGAACGAAGTCCGCGGCGATCGCGTGGCGCTGCCGGTTCCTCAAGGAACGCTCGTCGAATTTCTTGCCGTGCGCTTGATCCTCGAGCGGCTCTCGCTCGCACATATCGCGGAGCAGGAGCTGCATTATCAGGGTCCATTGCACGAGCTCACGGAGACGTCGTTGGCGTTGATCGCCAAGAAGTCGGCCACCGGCGACGACCAACGCGCGTTTCTCTTGTTCCAGCTCGCGCAAGTCTCCGGTTGGAGTCCTGCGGCGCTCCTGCATCTATCGCGAACGCAGTGGGAGACGTTGGTCGCGGAAGTCGAAGGCTTCTCCGGACTCGAACGGCGTAAGATCTTTCATCAAGCGTTCGAGCGAAAGTTTCGCTCGCAAGTGCTCGACGCCTTTTCGACCTACACGAACCAAGAGAAGCGCCGCGTTCCGAACCCGAGATTTCAAGCGGTGTTTTGCATCGATACGCGCGAGGAGTCGTTTCGCAGGCACATCGAAGAAGTCGCACCCGACGCCGAGACGTTTTCCGCCGCTGGTTTCTACGGCGTCGCGATTTACTATAAAGGGGTTGCGGATGCCCACTATTCGACCTTGTGCCCGATCGTCTTGAAGCCGGCGCATTGGGTCGTGGAAGAGGTCGTCTATTCGTTGGAAGAAACGAACCGCCGTCGCGCAAAAACACGCAAGGCCCTCGGCACGGCATCGCATCAGATGCATGTCGGGAGCCGGAGCATCGCGAAGGGAGCCGTGTTGACGGCCGGTCTCGGCGTGCTGGCCTCGGTGCCGCTCGTGGCTCGCGTGTTGTTTCCGCGACTCACGGCCCGGATCCGTCGTGGTGCAGGAAGCTTCGTGCAAGCGCCGGCGATCACCCGTTTGCGCCTCGAGCGCACGCTCGACCCGCCGGGCCCCGACGGAGACCAGATCGGTTTCAGCGTTACCGAAATGGCGGATCGGAGCGAGCGCATGCTGCGCGACCTCGGCCTTCTCGACGGCTTCGCGCGAATCATCTTCTTTTTCGGACACGGTTCGTTCTGTCTGAATAACCCGCACAAGTCGGCTTACGACTGCGGCGCTTGCTCCGGCGGAGCCGGCGGGCCGAACGCTCGGGCCTTGGCGGCGATGTTGAACGATCGCCGCGTGCGCGACATCCTCAAGACGCGCGGCCTCACGGTGCCCGACGACACCGTCTTCGTCGGCGCGTTGCATAACACCTGCGCCGATTCCTTAACATTCTTCGACTTGGACCTGCTCCCCAAATCGCACCGCAACGACTTCGAGAACGCGCTCAACTCGCTGGAGCGCGTCTGCGAGCGCAACGCCCACGAACGCTGCCGCCGCTTCGACTCGGCGCCGCTGAACATCTCATTCGCCGGCGCGCGCCGTCACGTCGAAGGTCGCTCGGAAGATCTCGCGCAGACGAGGCCCGAGTTCGGCAACGCTTCGAATGCGATCTGCTTCGTCGGTCGGCGAGCCCGCGTACGCGGCTTATATTTGGATCGCCGTTCGTTCTTGAACTCCTACGATCCGCTGCAAGACGACGCAGACGGGACGATCTTGGCGCGCATCTTAGCGGCCGCCGTGCCGGTTTGCTCGGGGATCAACCTGCAATACACCCTTTCCTATATCGATAATCCGGGTTGGGGTTGCGGTACGAAGCTCCCTCACAACGTCACATCGCTCCTCGGCGTGATGGACGGCGCGCAGAGCGATCTGCGGACGGGCCTGCCTTGGCAAGGGGTTGAAATTCACGAACCGGTTCGGCTGTTGTTCGTCATCGAAACGACGCCCGAAAAGATTCTCGGCATCATGAAGCGCAACGAAACGGTCGGCCGGATCCTGCGCAACGGTTGGGCGCAGCTCGCATTGCTCGATCCCCTTTCGTCGAAGATACTCACGTATCGCAACGGTTCGTTCGAGGAGTACCGATCCTCGGGGGATGAGCTTCCGACCGCGCCGACTTCGGCCGATTGGTATCGCGGCTGGCGCGATCATCTCGGTTTCGCAGTCATTCAGCCGTAG
- a CDS encoding DUF3445 domain-containing protein, which produces MPDWLRIFPDSNHRWTMGVRPGDVANYFASRDETGTLLPERARLLADEPEKYALLLPEGEPSLRETVALAQSLGITIPELHSREPRTALTALGSAWEPDLVWLLPAAGGAHRVVGGVVCFPSSWALADKLGLPMAEVHAPVPGLNEVLGRQVDRFLEKLAPGDSWTRENWSLSRTPARNQHTSLQHATSNWPRLDAETPADEVWIRLEHQILLRLPQSGAVLFGIRIESVPLGDLLLDATASARFARTLETMSDEAAAYKNFLAMRARLIGFLRDAAAR; this is translated from the coding sequence ATGCCTGACTGGCTCCGCATTTTTCCCGACTCGAACCATCGCTGGACGATGGGAGTGCGCCCCGGCGACGTGGCGAACTACTTCGCCTCGCGCGATGAGACCGGTACGCTCTTGCCCGAACGCGCGCGGCTGCTTGCCGACGAGCCGGAGAAGTACGCGCTGTTGTTGCCGGAAGGGGAACCGTCTCTGCGGGAAACGGTAGCGCTCGCGCAATCGCTCGGGATCACGATTCCTGAGCTGCACTCTCGGGAACCACGAACCGCGCTCACGGCCCTAGGATCTGCTTGGGAGCCGGATCTCGTTTGGCTGTTGCCTGCGGCCGGCGGCGCGCATCGGGTCGTCGGCGGTGTCGTCTGCTTTCCGAGCTCGTGGGCCCTGGCCGATAAGCTGGGGCTGCCGATGGCGGAAGTACATGCTCCCGTGCCGGGCCTCAACGAAGTGCTCGGCCGGCAGGTCGATCGGTTTCTCGAAAAACTTGCGCCCGGCGATTCCTGGACGCGCGAGAATTGGAGCTTGAGCCGCACCCCTGCGCGGAACCAACACACATCTCTCCAGCACGCAACATCGAACTGGCCGCGGCTCGACGCCGAAACGCCGGCCGACGAAGTCTGGATTCGGCTCGAACATCAGATCTTGCTGCGTCTGCCGCAGAGCGGCGCGGTGTTGTTCGGAATCCGAATCGAATCGGTGCCGCTGGGAGATCTGCTTCTCGATGCGACGGCGTCGGCGCGCTTCGCTCGCACGCTTGAAACGATGTCCGACGAGGCGGCGGCCTATAAGAACTTCCTCGCGATGCGAGCGCGGCTGATCGGATTCTTGCGCGACGCCGCGGCTCGCTGA